Proteins co-encoded in one Nonlabens agnitus genomic window:
- a CDS encoding DUF4175 family protein — protein MTNFQIIEQKLNRFIRKYYVNELIRGVILFLAIGLLYFITVAVVEYFFWLNKLGRTILFWLFILVELGLLFKFVAIPIARLVKLFSGIDFRDASEMIGNHFPEVSDKLVNVLQLHANGGDDELTWASINQKSEDLKPIPFSLAIDFNNNKQYLKYLAVPIIIIGALIATGNNDVITSASRVADYKTDYIPPAPFRFEVTNENLDALENAPFILNVKVAGTRLPENASIVVDGQSFYLNQQDLETYSFTFERPTSNTSFYLMANEVRSPDYVLNVDKVPTIQGFELHMDYPSYTGKKDEILKSTGNALVPQGTHITWRVNTTATDLVQFRTADKNSNFENEAGGLFAFAKAISQPLSYSIVTSNNKVRDHEQLDFKIEVVADEYPELSMEMKRDSLDDRIMYFKGQAADDYGIRTLQLVYYKNDQANDKKVIALPNSGGTYQQFVQSFPGNLALEPGNTYNFYFEVIDNDAVNRFKSTKSEVYSFNKATLDEEEDLQLQEQKESLSNLEKALKEQQKEQDVIKELSQDQIEKDDRSFNDKRKLDQAVKNQQKKEQDIQKQLNRLENQLDKTAPKDDPKKAKLQERLQETAAESKKNEELLKQIEEYQDKLSKEELQEQLEKSQKKTREQQRSLKQLLELTKRYYVAQKYEQLSRKLMEMAERQEEQSKKDAAGNTRQDQDKLNQEYEQWEKELRELEKENNDLQKPMDLEFDPQESEDIKSDQNEASESLKNKNAPQAKRKQKSAADKMKKQAAAMEQDMNSMEGEQMEEDLEMLRQILDNLVLFSQSQETVLEDVKSLKSNSPRLGKSLRSQKELELAFKHVDDSLFALSSRNADLGKEINEEVVDIFYYMDKSMEQLAEFDLNQGQVSQQFTLGSANTLAVLLSDVLDSANNPNIGPGQPGKSGQGAGFQLPDLIRQQESLQKEGEEGKEGNKGRQGQQGKEGKQGNKGEQGNKPGQGKPGESGQEGQSGKAGQQGSRGTTGTNGKSGEGSASEGESGESNGKGSDGQNGTRAKVDGKDGDGKGSGNGSNDGDGEEENSYRESEEESQRIYEIYKQQQELRNQLEDMIINEGLQKKVDEITGAMKGVERKLLDQGHNREVQQQMSEIIHDLLKLKDANAEQGEENQRQSETNFNQFENPLKLDEELIQRYFNNKEILNRQVLPLQPQYRSKVKEYFKTDD, from the coding sequence ATGACCAATTTCCAGATCATAGAACAAAAACTCAACCGCTTCATACGCAAGTATTATGTGAATGAATTGATACGTGGTGTGATTTTGTTTCTAGCGATAGGTTTATTGTACTTCATTACCGTTGCGGTAGTAGAATATTTTTTCTGGTTGAATAAGTTGGGACGCACCATTTTATTCTGGTTGTTTATCCTGGTAGAGTTGGGACTGCTCTTCAAGTTTGTGGCGATTCCTATTGCGCGATTGGTCAAGCTTTTCTCAGGTATAGATTTCCGCGACGCTAGCGAGATGATAGGCAATCATTTTCCCGAAGTTTCTGATAAGCTGGTTAATGTACTACAGCTGCATGCGAATGGTGGTGATGACGAACTCACATGGGCAAGTATCAATCAAAAAAGCGAGGATCTCAAGCCCATTCCTTTTAGCCTCGCGATCGATTTTAATAATAACAAGCAGTATCTCAAATATTTGGCTGTTCCCATTATCATCATAGGTGCGCTTATCGCCACGGGAAACAATGATGTGATTACAAGTGCCTCAAGAGTCGCAGATTATAAAACCGATTACATACCGCCAGCACCTTTTCGCTTTGAAGTAACTAATGAGAACCTAGATGCTCTGGAAAACGCTCCTTTTATATTAAACGTAAAGGTTGCCGGTACTCGATTGCCAGAAAACGCATCTATCGTAGTAGATGGTCAGAGCTTTTATTTGAATCAGCAGGATTTAGAGACGTATTCGTTCACATTTGAGCGACCGACCTCCAACACGTCGTTTTACCTGATGGCTAATGAGGTGCGTAGTCCAGATTATGTCCTCAATGTAGATAAGGTACCTACCATACAAGGATTTGAGCTGCATATGGACTATCCATCTTACACGGGTAAGAAAGATGAGATTTTAAAAAGTACCGGAAATGCGCTGGTGCCTCAAGGTACCCATATTACTTGGCGTGTTAATACTACTGCCACAGATCTAGTGCAGTTTAGAACAGCAGATAAAAACTCCAATTTTGAAAATGAGGCTGGTGGTTTGTTCGCTTTCGCGAAAGCGATATCCCAACCGCTATCATACTCCATTGTGACTTCAAACAACAAGGTACGAGATCATGAACAGCTGGATTTCAAGATCGAGGTAGTTGCAGACGAGTATCCAGAACTTTCCATGGAAATGAAGCGCGATTCTCTAGACGACCGCATCATGTACTTTAAAGGTCAAGCTGCTGATGATTATGGAATTCGAACCTTGCAGCTGGTGTACTATAAGAATGACCAAGCCAATGACAAGAAGGTTATTGCATTGCCTAACTCTGGCGGTACGTATCAGCAATTTGTGCAATCTTTTCCCGGGAACCTAGCATTAGAACCAGGCAATACCTACAATTTTTATTTTGAAGTCATTGATAATGATGCGGTTAATCGTTTTAAATCCACAAAATCAGAGGTTTATAGCTTTAATAAGGCCACTTTGGACGAAGAAGAGGACTTGCAGCTTCAAGAACAAAAGGAATCCTTATCCAATCTTGAGAAGGCGCTAAAGGAGCAACAAAAGGAACAAGATGTTATTAAAGAGTTGTCTCAAGATCAGATTGAAAAGGATGATCGCAGCTTTAATGATAAGCGTAAATTAGATCAAGCGGTCAAGAACCAGCAAAAGAAGGAACAGGACATTCAAAAACAGCTCAATCGGTTGGAGAATCAACTAGATAAGACAGCTCCCAAGGATGATCCCAAAAAGGCAAAACTGCAGGAACGCCTTCAAGAAACCGCCGCAGAATCCAAGAAGAATGAAGAGTTACTTAAACAAATAGAGGAGTATCAAGACAAGCTTTCTAAAGAGGAGCTTCAAGAGCAACTTGAAAAATCCCAAAAGAAAACTAGGGAACAACAACGAAGCTTAAAACAGTTGCTGGAATTGACTAAACGTTATTACGTAGCCCAAAAGTATGAGCAATTGAGTCGCAAACTTATGGAGATGGCAGAACGTCAAGAAGAACAATCCAAGAAGGATGCTGCTGGCAATACCAGGCAAGATCAAGACAAGCTTAATCAAGAATATGAACAATGGGAGAAGGAGCTGCGTGAGTTAGAGAAAGAGAATAACGACTTACAGAAGCCTATGGACTTAGAATTTGATCCACAGGAATCTGAGGATATAAAATCTGATCAAAATGAAGCCTCAGAATCTTTAAAAAACAAGAATGCGCCACAAGCCAAGCGTAAACAAAAAAGTGCAGCAGATAAGATGAAAAAGCAAGCCGCTGCCATGGAACAGGACATGAATTCCATGGAAGGCGAGCAAATGGAAGAGGATCTGGAAATGTTAAGACAAATATTGGATAATTTGGTGTTGTTTTCTCAGTCCCAAGAGACTGTTTTAGAAGATGTAAAATCTTTGAAATCCAACAGTCCAAGATTAGGCAAGAGCCTTAGATCTCAAAAGGAGTTGGAGCTTGCTTTTAAACACGTCGACGATAGCCTTTTTGCTCTTTCATCACGCAACGCAGATCTAGGCAAAGAAATCAATGAAGAAGTCGTGGATATCTTTTATTACATGGATAAGTCCATGGAACAGCTCGCAGAGTTTGACCTTAATCAAGGTCAGGTTTCCCAGCAGTTTACCTTAGGAAGCGCTAATACGCTAGCTGTCTTACTTAGTGATGTTCTGGATAGTGCCAACAATCCTAATATTGGCCCTGGACAACCAGGTAAATCTGGTCAAGGAGCAGGATTCCAGTTACCTGATTTGATTCGTCAACAGGAAAGTCTCCAAAAGGAAGGTGAAGAGGGCAAGGAAGGAAACAAAGGAAGGCAAGGTCAACAAGGAAAGGAAGGAAAGCAAGGCAACAAAGGAGAACAAGGTAATAAACCGGGTCAAGGAAAACCAGGTGAGTCTGGGCAGGAAGGTCAATCGGGCAAAGCTGGACAGCAAGGTTCAAGAGGAACGACAGGAACTAACGGCAAATCTGGTGAAGGGTCTGCCAGTGAAGGAGAGTCTGGGGAATCTAATGGCAAAGGCAGCGATGGTCAAAATGGAACTAGAGCTAAAGTCGATGGAAAAGATGGCGATGGAAAAGGGTCAGGAAATGGATCCAATGATGGTGATGGCGAGGAAGAAAATTCCTATAGAGAAAGTGAAGAGGAAAGCCAACGTATTTATGAAATCTACAAGCAGCAACAGGAATTGCGCAATCAGCTTGAGGACATGATTATTAATGAAGGTCTTCAAAAGAAGGTAGATGAGATCACAGGCGCCATGAAAGGTGTTGAACGAAAGTTACTGGATCAAGGCCACAATAGAGAAGTACAACAACAAATGAGTGAGATTATTCATGATCTTTTAAAGTTGAAGGATGCGAATGCAGAGCAAGGCGAGGAAAATCAACGCCAATCTGAAACTAATTTCAATCAGTTTGAAAACCCTTTAAAGCTAGATGAAGAGCTTATACAGCGATACTTCAATAATAAGGAGATTCTCAACCGACAAGTATTACCTTTGCAGCCACAATACCGCAGTAAGGTAAAGGAGTACTTTAAGACAGATGATTGA
- the ybeY gene encoding rRNA maturation RNase YbeY, translated as MIDFSYQKDFQLKHEQDHVHWLHKVADFHDATVDVLGYVFCDDEYVHSINLQHLDHDTYTDIITFDYGTDTVLEGEIYISIDRVEDNASDLGEDFDTELRRVMCHGLLHMIGYDDDTTEKKAKMRALENEALQMFHVKQ; from the coding sequence ATGATTGATTTTTCATACCAGAAGGATTTCCAGTTAAAACATGAGCAGGATCACGTTCATTGGCTTCATAAAGTTGCCGATTTTCATGATGCTACTGTTGATGTTTTAGGGTATGTTTTTTGTGATGATGAATACGTTCACTCCATCAATCTGCAACATTTAGATCACGATACATATACAGATATTATCACTTTTGATTATGGAACGGATACTGTCCTTGAAGGTGAAATTTATATTAGTATCGATAGAGTAGAAGATAATGCTAGTGATTTAGGTGAGGATTTTGATACTGAGTTGCGCAGAGTAATGTGTCATGGTCTGCTTCATATGATAGGTTATGATGATGACACCACAGAAAAGAAGGCAAAAATGCGAGCCTTAGAAAATGAAGCATTACAAATGTTTCACGTGAAACAATAG
- the mnmG gene encoding tRNA uridine-5-carboxymethylaminomethyl(34) synthesis enzyme MnmG, which translates to MFQDKYDVIVVGAGHAGSEAAAVAANMGATTLLVTMNLQTIGQMSCNPAMGGIAKGQIVREIDALGGLSGIVSDNSAIQFKMLNKSKGPAMWSPRTQNDRMRFAEEWRKELEAIPTLDFYQEMISGLIIEKGKVVGVKSSLGIEIRAKSVVLTNGTFLNGLIHIGEKQFGGGRAGERNSTGITEQLIDLGFESGRMKTGTPPRVDGRSLDYSKMSVQPGDDVVSKFSYTDRSNKLSRQRDCHMTYTSPLVHDLLREGFDRSPMFNGRIKSVGPRYCPSIEDKIDRFATKDRHQMFIEPEGWDTVEVYVNGFSTSLPEDVQFKALRSVVGFEKVKFFRPGYAIEYDYFPPTQLKHTLETKIIENLYFAGQINGTTGYEEAASQGMMAGINAVRKIREEEAFILRRDDAYIGVLIDDLITKGTEEPYRMFTSRAEYRTLLRQDNADLRLTPSAYKLGIVGEDRLRTVERKKEETEKMIQFFRNTSYSYPEMNELLEEKNSATVTQDDKFFKVFARPQIGMDDLRRFDEVENYIQEHDLNEDILEQVEVQVKYSGYINKEKENADKLNRLEDIKIPENFDFSKIQSISIEARQKLKAVQPVTISQASRISGVNPNDISVLLVHMGR; encoded by the coding sequence ATGTTCCAAGATAAATATGATGTAATTGTAGTGGGTGCTGGTCACGCTGGTAGCGAGGCTGCTGCTGTTGCGGCCAATATGGGTGCAACTACACTACTTGTTACCATGAACCTTCAAACTATAGGGCAGATGTCATGCAATCCTGCTATGGGTGGCATTGCAAAGGGTCAAATTGTTAGAGAAATAGACGCTTTAGGTGGATTAAGCGGCATTGTTAGTGACAATAGTGCGATACAATTCAAGATGCTTAATAAATCGAAAGGTCCTGCGATGTGGTCTCCACGTACTCAAAACGATCGTATGAGATTTGCCGAGGAATGGCGAAAAGAATTGGAAGCTATCCCAACCTTGGATTTTTATCAAGAGATGATTTCTGGTTTGATTATCGAAAAAGGTAAAGTGGTAGGCGTGAAATCTTCTTTGGGAATTGAGATAAGAGCTAAATCTGTAGTGTTGACAAACGGCACCTTTTTAAATGGGCTTATCCATATTGGTGAAAAGCAGTTTGGTGGCGGTAGAGCAGGAGAACGTAATAGTACTGGTATAACAGAACAACTCATTGATTTAGGTTTTGAATCGGGTAGGATGAAAACGGGAACTCCACCACGTGTGGACGGTAGGTCGTTGGATTATTCAAAAATGAGCGTTCAGCCTGGTGATGATGTAGTTTCTAAATTTAGTTACACGGATCGTTCTAATAAGCTTTCGCGACAGCGAGATTGTCACATGACTTACACGAGTCCATTGGTCCATGATTTGTTGCGGGAAGGATTCGATCGCAGCCCAATGTTTAATGGTAGAATTAAAAGTGTTGGTCCTAGATATTGTCCATCTATCGAAGATAAAATTGACCGTTTTGCAACAAAGGATAGACATCAAATGTTTATTGAGCCCGAAGGTTGGGATACGGTAGAGGTTTACGTAAATGGCTTTAGTACGTCGTTGCCAGAAGATGTCCAGTTTAAAGCCTTACGCTCTGTCGTAGGTTTTGAAAAAGTGAAATTTTTCCGTCCTGGATATGCTATAGAATACGACTACTTCCCGCCTACGCAATTAAAACATACGCTGGAGACCAAGATTATTGAGAATCTGTATTTCGCAGGTCAGATTAATGGCACTACTGGTTATGAAGAGGCTGCCTCTCAAGGAATGATGGCCGGTATCAATGCGGTACGTAAAATAAGGGAAGAGGAAGCTTTTATTTTACGTAGAGATGATGCTTATATAGGAGTTCTTATTGATGACTTGATTACTAAAGGTACGGAAGAGCCTTATAGAATGTTTACCTCGCGAGCGGAATATAGAACACTTTTGCGCCAGGATAATGCTGATTTACGTCTGACTCCATCTGCTTACAAGTTAGGAATCGTTGGTGAAGATAGACTACGAACAGTAGAGCGCAAAAAGGAGGAAACTGAAAAAATGATTCAGTTTTTTAGAAATACCAGCTATAGTTATCCTGAAATGAATGAACTTTTGGAAGAGAAAAATTCGGCCACAGTGACTCAGGACGATAAATTTTTCAAGGTATTTGCACGCCCACAAATCGGTATGGATGATTTAAGAAGATTTGATGAGGTTGAAAACTACATTCAGGAGCATGATCTCAATGAGGATATTCTGGAACAAGTAGAAGTACAAGTCAAATATTCTGGTTACATAAATAAAGAGAAAGAGAACGCTGATAAATTGAATCGATTGGAAGACATCAAGATTCCAGAGAACTTTGATTTTAGCAAAATTCAGTCTATTTCTATTGAAGCGCGCCAAAAGTTAAAGGCGGTTCAGCCTGTAACTATTTCTCAAGCCTCTAGAATTTCTGGTGTAAACCCTAATGATATTTCAGTTTTATTGGTTCACATGGGCCGATAG
- a CDS encoding class I SAM-dependent methyltransferase — protein MIKKTDLYLETRDHFLTQKRFEISKTSIEGLLITTPQPRDLDKYYDTSEYLSHDDSNNSLFARLYRFARKLNIKSKFKLISKYDAGGRILDVGAGNGELVKYLVQERLDAQGYEPSELARKVAYQKGVRLLDHLPVRNKQHYQVIQMFHVLEHVKDPQKLLDDLYSMLTDDGILIIALPNYESLDAKIFKSYWAGYDVPRHLYHFNEKGISNLTSSKFNLIEKRPMWFDSFYVSILSARYKKLPLAFLCGIFIGICSNIMSLLSSEPSSRIYAFKKSK, from the coding sequence ATGATTAAAAAAACCGATTTATATTTAGAGACGCGTGATCATTTCTTAACCCAAAAGAGGTTTGAGATTAGTAAAACTTCCATAGAAGGTTTGTTAATCACAACACCGCAACCTAGAGATCTGGATAAGTATTATGACACCTCAGAATACTTATCCCATGATGATTCCAATAATTCATTATTTGCAAGATTATATCGCTTTGCGCGAAAGCTGAACATTAAGTCAAAATTTAAACTCATTTCTAAATACGATGCTGGTGGTCGTATTCTCGATGTAGGTGCAGGGAATGGAGAGCTTGTCAAATATCTAGTTCAAGAACGACTAGACGCTCAAGGCTATGAGCCAAGTGAATTAGCTCGAAAAGTTGCCTATCAAAAAGGGGTGCGTTTATTAGACCACTTGCCGGTTCGTAACAAACAACATTATCAGGTCATCCAGATGTTTCATGTACTGGAACATGTAAAGGATCCTCAAAAATTATTGGATGATCTTTACTCAATGTTGACCGATGACGGGATTTTAATAATTGCATTGCCCAACTATGAAAGTCTGGACGCAAAGATTTTTAAAAGCTATTGGGCAGGATATGATGTTCCCAGGCACTTATATCATTTCAATGAAAAAGGGATTTCCAATCTTACTTCATCAAAATTCAATCTTATAGAAAAGCGACCTATGTGGTTTGATAGTTTTTACGTGTCCATACTTTCGGCACGATACAAAAAACTACCGCTAGCATTTCTATGTGGGATTTTTATTGGAATCTGCTCGAATATCATGAGCTTGCTGTCTTCAGAGCCTTCTTCAAGGATTTATGCCTTCAAAAAATCAAAATAA
- a CDS encoding DNA polymerase III subunit: MQEHDIIGLEHLKKHLQTTVAKNRIAHAQLFVGPSGSGALPLAHYYANLILCEQGDQVCDKRVQDLSHPDLHFAYPVASTSKSSTKPVSDDFASEWRQFLQSNPYGAMEDWYQLADIEKKSCEIRVHEATDISRKLSLKSYEGGAKVCIIWGAEFLNTAASNKLLKLIEEPPAGTVLILLTENENLILNTIRSRCQVLHIPKLSTTAIAKALQNEKQISENQAYIAARQSNGSYGRALKLVENDSEDVLFEEWFVHWVRTAFSAKGKPSAITGLIEWAETIAAVNRETQKRFLNFALELFRQAMLLNYRAESAVYFETKTGFDLSKFAAFIDGHRLTEISESFEMALMHIDRNANAKIVFTDLSIGMTKILHKKA; the protein is encoded by the coding sequence ATGCAGGAGCACGATATCATAGGACTGGAACATCTTAAAAAACACTTGCAGACCACCGTTGCAAAAAACCGCATTGCACATGCGCAGCTGTTTGTGGGACCTTCTGGTAGTGGCGCATTACCTTTAGCTCATTACTATGCTAATTTGATTTTGTGTGAGCAAGGTGATCAAGTATGTGACAAAAGGGTGCAAGATCTTTCACATCCAGATCTTCACTTTGCCTATCCAGTAGCCAGCACTTCAAAATCTTCTACAAAACCGGTTTCTGATGACTTTGCTTCAGAATGGCGGCAATTTTTACAATCCAATCCCTATGGAGCTATGGAAGATTGGTATCAATTGGCAGACATTGAGAAGAAATCCTGTGAGATTAGGGTGCATGAAGCCACAGACATAAGTCGTAAACTGAGTCTTAAATCCTATGAAGGTGGCGCCAAAGTCTGCATTATTTGGGGTGCAGAGTTCCTAAATACGGCCGCTTCCAATAAACTATTGAAGCTCATTGAAGAACCACCAGCTGGCACCGTTCTTATTTTATTGACTGAAAATGAGAACCTTATACTTAACACCATTAGGTCTCGCTGTCAGGTGTTGCATATTCCAAAATTATCTACTACCGCTATTGCGAAAGCGTTACAAAACGAAAAGCAGATAAGCGAAAATCAAGCCTATATCGCTGCTAGACAGTCTAATGGTAGCTATGGTCGCGCGCTGAAACTCGTTGAAAACGATAGTGAAGACGTGCTTTTTGAAGAGTGGTTTGTCCATTGGGTACGCACCGCATTTAGTGCCAAAGGGAAACCTAGCGCAATTACAGGTCTCATTGAATGGGCCGAAACAATTGCCGCGGTAAACAGAGAAACACAAAAGCGCTTTTTAAACTTTGCCCTAGAATTGTTCAGGCAAGCGATGTTGCTTAATTACCGTGCAGAGAGCGCTGTATATTTTGAAACCAAAACCGGATTTGATTTGTCAAAATTCGCTGCTTTTATTGACGGTCATAGATTAACCGAAATAAGCGAGAGTTTTGAAATGGCATTAATGCATATCGATAGAAATGCTAATGCAAAAATTGTATTCACGGATTTGAGCATAGGTATGACTAAAATCCTACACAAAAAGGCCTAA
- a CDS encoding phosphoglycerate kinase, translating into MKIDQISFNNKTALIRVDFNVPLNEDLKVTDTTRIQAAKDTIIHVLEHGGSVVLMSHLGRPDGTVQDKYSLKHIVDTASDILGVQVQFIEESTGEAVREKAKNLHPGEVLMIENLRFHKEETDGDEEFAKQLAQLGDVYINDAFGTAHRAHASTTVVAQFFDEKCYGKLMSKEIDSLNKVLETPTKPVIAILGGAKVSSKITVIENILEKVDHLILAGGMAYTFIKAKGGNIGDSLVEEDKQELALEILKKAEELNTKIHLPVDSITADAFSEQATRDVAPIDNIPDGWMGLDIGQQSRKQFAEVIKNCKTILWNGPAGVFEMEPFSHGTIALGDAVAEATANGAFSLVGGGDSVSAVKQFGFENKVSYVSTGGGAMLEMLEGKTLSGIKAIQE; encoded by the coding sequence ATGAAAATAGATCAAATATCTTTTAATAATAAAACCGCGCTCATTAGAGTGGATTTCAATGTGCCTCTTAATGAGGACTTAAAGGTGACTGATACCACTCGTATTCAGGCTGCAAAAGACACCATCATCCATGTGTTGGAACATGGCGGATCTGTAGTTCTGATGTCACACCTGGGAAGACCTGATGGAACGGTTCAGGATAAATATTCCCTGAAACATATTGTGGACACGGCATCTGATATTTTAGGTGTACAAGTACAATTTATTGAAGAAAGCACTGGAGAAGCGGTAAGGGAAAAAGCTAAAAACCTACATCCTGGTGAGGTTTTGATGATTGAAAACCTAAGATTCCATAAAGAGGAAACAGACGGTGATGAAGAATTTGCAAAGCAACTTGCTCAATTAGGTGATGTCTACATCAACGACGCTTTTGGAACGGCTCACAGAGCACATGCATCGACCACCGTTGTAGCACAGTTTTTTGATGAAAAATGTTACGGCAAACTCATGTCCAAAGAGATTGATAGCCTCAACAAAGTATTGGAAACACCTACAAAACCAGTAATTGCCATTCTAGGTGGTGCCAAGGTCTCTTCTAAAATAACGGTAATTGAAAACATCCTAGAAAAAGTGGATCACTTGATTCTAGCTGGTGGTATGGCTTATACATTCATCAAGGCCAAAGGTGGAAATATAGGCGACTCGCTAGTGGAAGAAGACAAGCAGGAACTAGCGTTAGAAATTCTTAAAAAGGCCGAAGAGCTGAATACGAAAATCCACTTGCCGGTTGACTCTATTACAGCAGATGCCTTTTCTGAGCAGGCCACTCGCGATGTGGCACCTATCGACAACATTCCTGACGGCTGGATGGGATTGGACATAGGCCAGCAATCCAGAAAGCAATTTGCTGAAGTAATTAAAAATTGCAAGACCATCTTGTGGAATGGTCCAGCAGGAGTTTTTGAAATGGAACCTTTTTCACATGGAACGATCGCATTGGGAGATGCCGTAGCAGAGGCTACCGCAAATGGTGCATTCTCTCTAGTTGGTGGTGGAGATTCGGTAAGTGCCGTGAAGCAATTTGGGTTTGAAAACAAGGTAAGTTATGTCTCTACTGGCGGCGGCGCGATGCTAGAAATGCTGGAAGGAAAAACTTTATCAGGAATTAAAGCCATCCAAGAGTAA
- a CDS encoding LysM peptidoglycan-binding domain-containing protein codes for MNRIKKVSLCVLGCSMFAATAQQPAVETVLKDTIQIKQLEGNLEIQPVKASDTLGMATFPEVDTYDQRFQELLYSHDGFEYMFDREDEVVDLDLSDVELSTDTLKARLQRINQGTPFQIDYNPILENLIKKKLKYNRVYLERIMTLSDYYFPLFEEQLDRFDVPLEMKYLAIVESALDPKIKSRVGATGLWQFMLPTGRLMGLEVDSYVDERMDPMKSTIAACKYLNKLYDIYEDWDLALAAYNSGAGNVNKAIRRSGGRKNYWNLRPYLPRETADYVPQFQAMMYLYTYAAEHGFKPQRPSRLMMGTDTVLVKKKIHFDHIAQALDVDTEMIQYYNPSYKLDIIPVIEGKPHYLRLPKDQIASFVGNEEKVYAFAKAESDKAEKPDPNLLVPQSSITYTVRKGDYLGKIANKYRVNVSQIKRWNGLRSNNLKIGQRLKIMTRGSVATTASTSSTYKVKSGDSLWEIGKKHGVSVAQLKKLNPDKTSTLRPGMTLNLK; via the coding sequence ATGAATAGAATCAAAAAAGTATCTCTATGCGTTTTGGGTTGTTCCATGTTTGCGGCAACCGCACAACAGCCGGCCGTTGAAACCGTACTCAAGGACACGATTCAAATAAAACAACTGGAAGGTAACCTTGAGATCCAACCGGTAAAAGCTAGTGATACCTTGGGAATGGCAACGTTCCCAGAGGTTGACACCTATGACCAGCGATTTCAAGAACTCTTGTACAGTCACGACGGTTTTGAATATATGTTTGACCGAGAAGACGAGGTTGTGGACCTGGATTTGAGTGATGTTGAATTGTCAACAGACACGCTTAAAGCTAGGTTGCAGCGTATCAATCAAGGCACTCCTTTCCAGATAGATTACAACCCTATACTTGAGAACCTTATCAAGAAAAAGCTCAAGTACAACCGTGTTTATCTAGAACGCATCATGACCTTGAGCGATTATTATTTTCCACTGTTTGAAGAACAGCTGGATCGGTTTGATGTACCGCTAGAAATGAAATATCTCGCGATTGTAGAGAGCGCTCTGGATCCTAAAATCAAAAGTAGGGTAGGAGCGACAGGACTGTGGCAGTTCATGTTGCCTACGGGACGCTTGATGGGTCTTGAGGTAGATTCTTACGTGGATGAGCGTATGGACCCCATGAAATCTACCATTGCGGCCTGTAAATATCTTAACAAGCTCTATGATATTTATGAAGATTGGGATCTAGCACTTGCTGCCTACAATAGCGGCGCAGGAAATGTCAACAAAGCGATACGACGCAGCGGTGGCCGCAAGAACTATTGGAACCTGAGACCTTATTTGCCACGTGAAACGGCAGACTACGTGCCACAGTTCCAGGCGATGATGTATTTGTACACCTATGCTGCAGAGCATGGATTCAAGCCACAGCGTCCATCCAGATTGATGATGGGAACCGATACGGTGCTGGTCAAGAAAAAGATTCATTTTGACCACATTGCACAGGCTCTGGATGTGGATACAGAAATGATTCAATATTACAACCCGAGTTATAAACTGGATATTATCCCAGTGATTGAAGGAAAACCGCATTATTTGAGACTTCCTAAAGATCAAATCGCTTCGTTTGTGGGCAATGAGGAGAAAGTGTACGCTTTCGCGAAAGCGGAATCTGATAAAGCAGAAAAGCCAGACCCTAATCTATTGGTACCTCAATCCAGCATTACTTACACGGTGCGAAAGGGTGATTATTTGGGTAAAATCGCCAATAAATACAGGGTGAACGTGAGCCAAATCAAAAGGTGGAACGGTTTACGCAGTAATAATCTAAAAATAGGCCAGCGCCTTAAGATCATGACACGTGGCTCGGTCGCCACAACGGCATCGACCAGCAGCACGTACAAGGTTAAAAGTGGTGATAGTCTATGGGAAATAGGTAAGAAGCACGGTGTGAGTGTGGCGCAGCTCAAAAAGCTCAACCCTGATAAAACGTCAACCCTAAGGCCTGGAATGACTCTCAACTTAAAGTAA